In a genomic window of Thiosocius teredinicola:
- a CDS encoding sensor histidine kinase: MTEILPIDEDSTTGELLSRLNDAVAASEEKSRFLASLSHELRTPLTTVLGFCELLLDESDKLDDDQADSIGEIQNAGSHMLSLINEVLDLAKIDAGKTKLVMRNVALSPLLGDVAALVKHQAISAGMQLQLPPDDALQVCADQGALKQVLLNLCSNAIKHSGRPGDVTIRTCVVDDRVHITVADDGLGIEPHHQEGIFDPFRRTALRHSIHDGSGIGLPLSRRLVEKMAGVLSLQSTPGKGTCFTIDLPLAD; encoded by the coding sequence ACGATGCCGTTGCGGCCAGTGAGGAGAAAAGCCGCTTCCTGGCGTCACTGAGTCATGAACTGCGTACCCCGTTGACCACGGTATTGGGTTTCTGCGAGCTCCTGCTCGATGAGTCCGACAAACTCGATGACGACCAGGCAGACAGCATCGGCGAGATTCAGAATGCCGGCTCTCACATGTTGTCGCTGATCAACGAGGTGTTGGATCTGGCGAAGATCGACGCCGGCAAGACCAAGCTGGTGATGCGCAATGTCGCCTTGTCGCCGTTACTTGGCGATGTGGCCGCGTTGGTCAAACACCAGGCGATCAGCGCCGGTATGCAGTTGCAGCTGCCGCCTGACGACGCGTTGCAGGTGTGTGCAGATCAAGGTGCACTCAAACAGGTGCTACTGAATCTGTGCAGCAATGCGATCAAGCACAGCGGCAGACCCGGTGACGTGACGATCCGCACCTGCGTCGTGGATGATCGTGTGCATATCACGGTGGCCGACGATGGTCTGGGCATCGAGCCGCACCATCAGGAAGGGATCTTCGACCCGTTTCGGCGTACCGCCTTGCGCCACTCGATCCATGACGGCAGCGGGATCGGACTGCCGCTGAGTCGTCGTCTGGTCGAGAAGATGGCCGGTGTCCTGTCGTTGCAGAGCACGCCGGGGAAGGGTACCTGCTTCACGATCGACCTGCCGCTCGCCGATTAA
- a CDS encoding methyl-accepting chemotaxis protein: MIYLPHFIASVVLGFGMAYGVHYLLIDTLPSALLVALIAVCAMLPGLAVFSIGVTRPLAKLADAVEESVEKEDFKRFAEEMKDVRSAHCQRMRDAVVALQRKTTDVAREMAERGSRIAIASAQVSFSADELRKKMTDQVRHANTIGTTSQEIEATTRSMSQSAEHARDSAYATRDASTKGESAVLGAIQRIHHVRAETERSANSLGQLQARSEEIQTITRLIDGVAEQTNMLALNAAIEAARAGEHGRGFAVVADEVRQLASKTTEATREIGEKLASIHQEVNESVQTMQSLAEVVESVVTDTEGVGTVLQGINGYSEESANDIGMIATTVEEHVSGIGEISESLSRMEIALTETEQEVQTVSEHALDLSDTAETVYKSIAHFELDTVHDRVRHIALDAVKKIIATFENAIASGRLSLADLMDRDYKEIPNTNPTKYQTRFDRFTDEVLPAIQEPILQENGFILYAGAVDNNGYFPTHNKRYSKPLTGDYQTDLVNNRTKRLFTDRTGSRCGKNTESFLLQTYKRDTGEIMHDMSVPIVLQGRHWGGFRIGYKASDTH; encoded by the coding sequence ATGATCTATCTCCCGCATTTCATCGCCTCGGTCGTCCTCGGTTTCGGTATGGCCTACGGAGTTCATTACCTGCTCATCGACACCCTGCCGTCTGCCCTGCTGGTGGCGCTCATCGCCGTCTGCGCCATGCTGCCTGGCCTGGCGGTTTTCTCGATCGGGGTCACTCGGCCGTTGGCAAAGCTCGCCGATGCGGTCGAGGAAAGCGTTGAAAAGGAAGACTTCAAACGCTTTGCCGAAGAGATGAAAGATGTGCGCAGTGCGCATTGTCAGCGCATGCGTGATGCGGTTGTCGCATTGCAGCGCAAGACCACCGACGTCGCCCGGGAGATGGCCGAACGCGGCAGCCGGATCGCAATCGCCTCCGCCCAGGTGTCATTCTCCGCGGACGAGTTGCGCAAGAAAATGACCGACCAGGTGCGCCACGCGAACACCATCGGCACCACCTCGCAAGAGATCGAAGCGACGACCCGCTCGATGTCGCAGAGCGCAGAACATGCGCGCGATTCGGCATATGCCACGCGCGACGCCAGCACCAAGGGTGAATCGGCCGTTCTCGGTGCCATACAACGCATCCATCACGTGCGCGCCGAAACCGAACGCAGCGCCAACTCGCTCGGCCAGCTGCAGGCGCGCTCGGAAGAGATCCAGACGATCACCCGACTGATCGACGGCGTCGCCGAACAGACCAATATGCTGGCGCTCAACGCAGCGATCGAGGCGGCACGCGCCGGCGAACACGGACGCGGTTTCGCGGTCGTCGCCGACGAGGTTCGCCAACTGGCGAGCAAGACGACCGAGGCCACCCGCGAAATCGGCGAAAAACTCGCCAGCATCCATCAGGAAGTCAACGAATCGGTGCAGACGATGCAAAGCCTCGCCGAAGTCGTCGAATCGGTGGTGACCGATACCGAGGGTGTCGGCACCGTGCTGCAGGGCATCAACGGCTACTCTGAAGAATCAGCCAACGATATCGGCATGATCGCCACCACGGTCGAAGAACATGTCAGCGGCATCGGTGAGATCTCCGAGTCACTGAGCCGGATGGAGATTGCCCTGACCGAGACCGAGCAGGAAGTACAGACGGTTTCGGAACACGCGCTCGACCTGTCCGACACAGCCGAGACGGTTTACAAAAGCATCGCGCACTTCGAACTCGACACGGTGCACGATCGCGTACGCCATATCGCGCTCGATGCGGTGAAGAAGATCATCGCCACCTTTGAGAATGCCATCGCAAGCGGCAGGCTCAGCCTCGCCGATCTGATGGACCGCGACTATAAAGAGATACCCAACACCAATCCGACGAAGTACCAGACGCGCTTCGACCGTTTCACCGACGAGGTGCTGCCGGCGATCCAGGAACCCATCCTGCAGGAGAACGGCTTTATCCTGTACGCCGGTGCAGTCGACAACAACGGCTACTTCCCCACGCACAACAAGCGTTACAGCAAGCCTTTGACCGGCGACTACCAGACCGACCTGGTCAACAACCGTACCAAGCGGTTGTTCACCGATCGCACCGGCAGCCGCTGCGGCAAGAATACGGAATCCTTCCTGCTGCAGACCTACAAGCGGGATACCGGCGAGATCATGCACGATATGTCGGTTCCCATCGTACTGCAGGGACGCCACTGGGGTGGTTTCCGGATCGGCTACAAGGCGTCGGATACACACTGA
- a CDS encoding putative bifunctional diguanylate cyclase/phosphodiesterase, with protein sequence MNARNLQQNIDMQSACAAAERWLETGFNNDAVADVRALAVRHLAERTGVLPLFMPAVMLLFLFISPGFITHWPVVAALFLGLAVLAAYRMYVGNRLMQADDDGQRTWVTRYLTTVYITATTWGIMVGMMVFLDGVAWTTQLALMTTLGVTAGGFSTYTVERNLWQRFIVLLWLPIIVLTGAAAVMGLQAGWVLLAMQLSFAWFAVVQGQRIVRQYIASLATQSRLESALQEIQQQRDALEDHQNQLESLVDHTHQLAFYDQLTGLGSRTHFTERLPKMVERCSRANCRFALVHLDLDGFKDINDSMGHDIGDMVLKSVAARLTSTLRGSDFAARLSSDEFALLIGGVESQEDIDLLTRRCLEVLAEPARFGSKRVRITAGIGIAMYPEDGEDAVTLLKAAETAMRAAKRGGKHRVQRYELRLTTENDQRRQIERDLARAIDSEELVLLYQPQIDTASGRLCGAEALVRWLHPVRGMVPPDQFISVAERVGLIDQIGEWVLRTACRQAAQWRRDSNVSLPVAVNISPRQLENCAFYDTVRQVLKETGLPPEMLELEVTESVLQTGTAVCSTLERIRSIGVRIAIDDFGTGYSSLASLKKLPIDCVKIDRVFVADMLQHRKDTMLLGTIIEMAHAFDCRVVAEGVESSRQGEALKSLGCDILQGYLLGRPMPASAILERSSENFLELCTDDGTNGLRLVEQPI encoded by the coding sequence ATGAACGCGCGCAACCTGCAACAAAACATCGACATGCAATCCGCTTGCGCGGCCGCTGAACGCTGGCTCGAGACAGGATTCAACAACGATGCCGTGGCAGATGTTCGCGCCCTGGCGGTGCGCCACCTGGCCGAGCGTACCGGCGTCCTGCCGCTGTTCATGCCGGCGGTGATGCTGCTGTTTCTGTTCATCAGCCCCGGATTCATCACCCACTGGCCGGTCGTCGCGGCGCTGTTTCTCGGCCTTGCCGTGTTGGCGGCCTACCGCATGTACGTCGGCAACCGCCTGATGCAGGCAGACGACGATGGGCAACGCACCTGGGTCACGCGCTACCTGACCACGGTCTACATCACGGCAACCACCTGGGGAATCATGGTCGGCATGATGGTGTTTCTCGACGGGGTTGCCTGGACGACCCAACTGGCGCTGATGACAACGCTCGGCGTCACCGCCGGCGGCTTCAGCACCTATACCGTCGAACGCAACCTATGGCAGCGCTTCATCGTGCTGCTGTGGTTGCCGATCATCGTGCTCACCGGCGCCGCCGCGGTGATGGGTCTGCAGGCCGGCTGGGTATTGTTGGCGATGCAGTTGTCATTCGCCTGGTTCGCGGTCGTCCAGGGGCAGCGCATCGTGCGGCAGTACATTGCGTCGCTGGCTACCCAATCACGCCTTGAATCGGCGCTGCAGGAGATCCAGCAGCAACGCGACGCGCTCGAAGATCATCAAAACCAGCTCGAATCGCTGGTCGACCATACCCATCAACTCGCGTTCTACGATCAATTGACCGGGCTGGGCAGCCGTACGCATTTCACCGAGCGCCTGCCCAAGATGGTCGAACGCTGCAGCCGGGCCAACTGCCGGTTCGCGCTGGTACACCTCGACCTCGACGGTTTCAAAGACATCAACGATTCCATGGGCCATGACATCGGCGACATGGTGCTCAAGAGCGTCGCGGCCCGCCTGACGTCGACCTTGCGCGGCAGTGACTTTGCGGCCCGCCTGAGCAGCGATGAGTTTGCGCTGCTGATCGGCGGCGTCGAGAGCCAGGAAGACATCGACCTGCTGACCCGGCGCTGCCTGGAAGTGCTCGCCGAACCGGCGCGCTTCGGCAGCAAACGCGTACGCATCACCGCCGGCATCGGCATCGCCATGTACCCCGAAGACGGTGAAGACGCGGTAACGCTGCTCAAGGCTGCCGAAACGGCCATGCGTGCGGCCAAGCGAGGCGGCAAGCACCGGGTTCAGCGATACGAGCTTCGCCTGACGACCGAAAACGACCAACGCCGCCAGATAGAACGCGACCTGGCGCGCGCAATCGACAGCGAAGAACTGGTGCTGCTGTACCAGCCGCAGATCGATACCGCCAGCGGCCGCCTGTGCGGCGCCGAAGCCCTGGTTCGCTGGCTGCACCCGGTGCGCGGCATGGTACCGCCGGATCAGTTCATCAGCGTCGCAGAACGCGTCGGCCTGATCGATCAGATCGGCGAGTGGGTATTGCGCACCGCCTGCCGCCAGGCGGCCCAATGGCGGCGCGACAGCAATGTCTCGCTGCCGGTCGCAGTCAACATCTCACCGCGGCAACTGGAGAACTGCGCCTTCTACGACACGGTGCGCCAGGTGCTGAAGGAAACCGGCCTGCCACCCGAAATGCTCGAACTCGAGGTGACCGAGAGCGTACTGCAGACCGGCACTGCGGTCTGCTCGACGCTGGAGCGCATTCGTTCGATCGGCGTGCGCATCGCCATCGACGACTTCGGCACCGGTTATTCATCCCTCGCCTCACTGAAGAAACTGCCGATCGACTGCGTGAAGATCGACCGGGTGTTCGTCGCCGACATGCTGCAGCACCGCAAAGACACCATGCTGCTGGGCACCATTATCGAGATGGCACATGCCTTCGATTGCCGGGTCGTTGCCGAAGGTGTCGAGTCGTCCAGGCAGGGCGAGGCATTGAAATCACTGGGCTGCGATATCCTGCAAGGTTATCTGCTGGGTCGCCCGATGCCGGCATCGGCGATCCTCGAAAGGTCGAGCGAAAACTTTCTCGAGCTGTGCACCGACGATGGCACCAACGGCTTGCGCCTGGTCGAGCAACCCATCTAA
- a CDS encoding response regulator: MLTRVLIVDDHKILREGLRSLLDDAAEFEVIGEADNGRDALKLAKKLTPDIVLMDVAMSELNGIEATRQLVAMMPGIKVLGLSMHSDSRYVKRMLEAGASGYLLKENAFDELITALRAVGSNRVYVSPEASGSLLSDIAQGQAVDENSDSPLTAREKEILQLIAEGNSTQVVAERLFISTKTVETHRKKIMDKLDLHSIAELTKYAIRQGITPLDD; the protein is encoded by the coding sequence ATGTTGACCCGAGTTCTGATTGTGGATGATCACAAGATCCTGCGTGAAGGACTGCGCAGCCTGCTCGATGATGCGGCTGAGTTCGAGGTTATCGGCGAAGCGGACAACGGCCGCGATGCGCTCAAGCTGGCGAAGAAGTTGACACCCGACATCGTGCTGATGGATGTCGCCATGTCGGAGCTGAACGGCATCGAGGCAACTCGCCAGCTGGTGGCAATGATGCCGGGCATCAAGGTGCTCGGATTGTCGATGCATTCCGACAGTCGCTACGTCAAACGCATGCTCGAGGCCGGCGCATCCGGCTACCTGCTCAAAGAGAACGCCTTCGACGAACTGATCACCGCGTTGCGGGCGGTTGGCTCGAACCGGGTGTACGTCAGCCCGGAGGCGTCCGGCAGCCTGCTGTCTGACATCGCCCAGGGGCAAGCCGTCGATGAAAACAGCGACTCGCCGCTGACCGCGCGTGAGAAAGAGATCCTGCAACTCATCGCCGAAGGCAACTCGACCCAGGTGGTTGCCGAGCGGCTGTTCATCAGCACCAAGACGGTCGAGACCCATCGCAAGAAGATCATGGACAAGCTCGACCTGCACAGCATCGCTGAACTGACCAAATACGCCATCCGCCAAGGCATCACGCCGCTCGACGATTGA
- a CDS encoding ATP-binding response regulator, translating to MPQKHSILIVDDERSYLDILVSILQTDYRVIVSKTGEEALQRVASGPLPDLILLDVAMPGIDGYETCRRLKLDAATRDIPVVFLTAKDDVDAEAHGLNLGAVDYITKPISAATVRARIRTHLALRQARKELTDQNERLEQRVRERTQKLRRMSADMAVTEERERRRLAQELHDGPIQRLTLSKIQLGRLRAATDPAQHRAFDDLNQTIDTAVGEMRTLLIQLSPPILYELGLAPALEWLAESVMKPQGIVCEVKTDGGDAGLSEDINVFLFQAIRELMINIVKHAGARHAQVELRSEPAELVVAVSDDGAGFDAEHMFEQSKSGGFGLFSVRERLSMLGGTLAVQSKGGAVVTLSIPVEDTEQSG from the coding sequence ATGCCGCAAAAACATTCGATCCTGATCGTCGATGACGAGCGGAGCTATCTCGATATTCTGGTCAGCATTCTGCAAACCGATTATCGGGTCATCGTCTCCAAGACCGGCGAAGAGGCACTGCAGCGCGTGGCCAGCGGCCCCCTCCCCGATCTGATACTGCTCGACGTCGCAATGCCCGGTATCGATGGTTATGAAACCTGCCGGCGTCTGAAACTCGATGCCGCCACGCGCGATATTCCGGTCGTCTTTCTCACCGCCAAGGACGATGTCGATGCGGAGGCGCACGGTCTCAACCTGGGTGCCGTCGACTACATCACCAAGCCGATCAGCGCGGCGACGGTGCGCGCCCGCATCCGCACGCACCTGGCCCTGCGCCAGGCGCGCAAAGAACTGACGGATCAGAACGAGCGTCTCGAACAGCGCGTTCGCGAACGCACCCAGAAGCTGCGACGGATGAGCGCCGACATGGCGGTGACCGAAGAACGCGAGCGCAGAAGACTTGCTCAAGAACTGCATGACGGGCCGATTCAACGCCTGACGTTGAGCAAGATCCAGTTGGGTCGCCTGCGCGCGGCGACCGATCCGGCGCAACACCGCGCATTCGATGACCTGAACCAGACCATCGATACCGCTGTCGGCGAAATGCGCACGCTGTTGATTCAATTGAGCCCGCCAATTCTGTACGAACTCGGGCTGGCACCGGCGCTCGAATGGCTCGCAGAATCGGTGATGAAACCGCAAGGCATCGTCTGTGAGGTGAAAACGGACGGTGGCGATGCCGGCTTGAGCGAAGACATCAACGTGTTTCTGTTTCAGGCCATTCGTGAACTCATGATCAATATCGTCAAGCATGCAGGCGCCCGACATGCTCAGGTAGAATTGCGCTCGGAACCGGCTGAACTCGTAGTAGCGGTCAGCGACGACGGCGCGGGTTTCGATGCGGAACACATGTTTGAGCAGAGCAAGAGCGGCGGCTTCGGCCTGTTCAGTGTACGCGAACGCTTGTCCATGCTCGGCGGAACCTTGGCAGTGCAATCCAAAGGCGGTGCCGTCGTGACGCTAAGTATTCCGGTAGAAGATACGGAGCAAAGTGGCTGA